A single genomic interval of Clostridium facile harbors:
- the infA gene encoding translation initiation factor IF-1: MAKDDVIEIEGKVVEALPNAAFKVELENGHIILAHISGKLRMNFIRILVGDKVTVEMSPYDLTKGRITWRSK, translated from the coding sequence ATGGCAAAAGATGACGTAATTGAAATTGAAGGTAAGGTTGTAGAAGCTCTTCCAAATGCTGCTTTTAAAGTAGAATTGGAAAATGGCCATATTATCCTTGCTCATATTTCCGGCAAATTGCGTATGAATTTCATCCGTATTTTGGTGGGAGATAAAGTGACAGTGGAAATGTCACCATACGATTTAACAAAAGGGCGCATTACATGGCGTTCGAAATAA
- the rpsK gene encoding 30S ribosomal protein S11, with protein MAKNAKKTTIRRRRERKNIASGAVHIQSTFNNTIVTITDTQGNAISWASAGGLGFRGSRKSTPFAAQTAAETAAKAAMEHGLKTVEVFVKGPGSGREAAIRALQSAGLEVSMIKDVTPIPHNGCRPPKRRRV; from the coding sequence ATGGCTAAAAATGCTAAAAAGACAACGATTCGTAGACGTCGTGAACGCAAAAACATTGCTAGCGGTGCTGTGCATATCCAGTCCACTTTTAACAATACCATTGTTACAATCACTGACACACAGGGAAATGCAATTTCCTGGGCTAGTGCAGGTGGGTTAGGATTTAGAGGTTCTAGAAAATCCACTCCTTTTGCTGCTCAGACAGCTGCAGAAACCGCTGCAAAAGCAGCTATGGAACATGGCTTGAAAACAGTTGAAGTTTTTGTAAAAGGTCCTGGTTCCGGCCGTGAAGCAGCAATCAGAGCTTTGCAGTCCGCTGGTTTGGAAGTTAGCATGATTAAAGATGTTACCCCAATCCCACACAATGGCTGCCGTCCTCCAAAGAGAAGACGTGTTTAA
- a CDS encoding O-acetylhomoserine aminocarboxypropyltransferase/cysteine synthase family protein produces MEPQKYQLDTIALHSGYEIEPTTKSVEVPLYLTNAYAFENTQDACDQFALKKPGSIYTRLANPTVDVLEQRIAALDGGIGALAFASGHAAIFNTVVNLASQGDEIVASIQIYGGAINMLGVTLKRLGIHVTFVNPDDLEAWENAVTDKTRMFFVETVGNPNANVANLEQIGKIAHKHGIPYVVDSTFTTPALCRPIEFGADIVIHSATKFLGGHSNVMGGLVVDSGKFQYKDNPRFPLYNQPDESYHGLVYADLGESAFIARLRSLITRDLGACISPFNAFMLLQGIETLSLRMERHCENALKVAEYLEQHPQVEFVNCPMLKSSKYYELGQKYMPKGTGSVFTFGLKGTRETGAKFIDSLKLLINCANVGDSKSLVIHPATTTHSQLSAEQLVAAGITEGTIRLSIGLEDIQDIIADLDQAISNATK; encoded by the coding sequence ATGGAGCCACAAAAATACCAATTGGATACCATAGCATTACATAGTGGATATGAAATTGAGCCCACCACAAAATCAGTAGAAGTGCCATTGTATCTTACCAACGCATATGCTTTTGAAAACACACAAGATGCCTGCGATCAATTTGCTTTAAAAAAGCCTGGTTCCATCTACACTCGTTTGGCTAATCCAACTGTAGACGTTCTAGAACAGCGTATTGCCGCTTTAGATGGTGGTATTGGGGCGTTAGCGTTTGCTTCCGGTCATGCTGCTATTTTTAATACAGTTGTCAATCTGGCAAGCCAGGGAGATGAAATTGTGGCTTCGATCCAGATTTATGGTGGGGCTATTAATATGTTGGGTGTAACCTTAAAACGGTTAGGGATTCATGTTACCTTTGTAAATCCAGATGATTTAGAAGCATGGGAAAATGCTGTTACCGATAAGACTAGAATGTTTTTTGTTGAAACAGTGGGAAACCCCAATGCAAATGTAGCAAATTTAGAACAAATCGGAAAAATCGCCCATAAACATGGTATCCCTTATGTAGTGGATTCTACTTTTACCACACCAGCCCTTTGCCGACCAATTGAGTTTGGCGCTGATATTGTCATCCACTCCGCAACAAAATTCCTGGGTGGCCACAGTAATGTCATGGGCGGTCTAGTTGTGGATTCGGGCAAATTCCAATACAAAGATAACCCAAGATTCCCACTATATAATCAGCCCGATGAAAGCTATCACGGTTTGGTATACGCAGATTTGGGAGAATCCGCTTTTATTGCCCGCTTACGCAGCTTAATTACTAGAGATTTAGGTGCATGTATCTCTCCATTTAATGCGTTTATGCTTCTTCAAGGAATTGAAACACTCTCTTTACGGATGGAACGCCATTGCGAAAACGCTTTAAAAGTGGCCGAATACTTAGAACAACATCCACAAGTAGAGTTCGTAAACTGCCCTATGTTAAAAAGCAGCAAATATTATGAATTAGGTCAAAAATACATGCCAAAAGGCACTGGTTCTGTTTTTACTTTTGGCTTAAAAGGTACCCGTGAAACAGGCGCTAAATTTATTGATAGCTTAAAACTTTTGATTAACTGTGCAAACGTGGGTGACTCTAAAAGTCTGGTAATCCATCCAGCTACCACTACTCATTCCCAGTTATCTGCGGAACAATTGGTTGCTGCTGGTATTACAGAGGGTACCATCCGCCTCTCCATTGGTTTAGAGGATATTCAGGATATTATCGCTGATTTGGATCAAGCAATTTCAAACGCTACAAAATAA
- the map gene encoding type I methionyl aminopeptidase, translating to MIALRTARELELLRDAGRISAQALQVAGEHCKPGVSTKEIDTAIRTFILSTGATPNFYHYGGFPGNACISVNDTVIHGIPSKHEILKEGDIVSVDVGALYKGYHGDNAYTFTVGEVSKEAKQLLEVTEKSLYEAIKAAQPGNRLGDVGYAVESTVTPYGYGIVRQYVGHGVGTDLHEEPEVPNFGKPGHGIRLVPGMVIAIEPMINGKGDAVKLLSDGWTVKTASGSLAAHFEHTIAITKDGPIILSEA from the coding sequence ATGATTGCTTTGAGAACAGCAAGAGAACTGGAACTATTACGGGATGCGGGTAGGATTTCCGCCCAGGCATTACAGGTTGCAGGGGAACACTGCAAACCAGGTGTGAGTACAAAGGAAATTGATACCGCAATCCGCACGTTTATTCTCTCTACAGGTGCAACACCTAACTTTTACCACTACGGTGGTTTTCCTGGGAACGCCTGTATCTCTGTAAATGATACCGTTATCCATGGAATTCCTTCGAAACATGAGATTTTGAAGGAAGGGGATATTGTAAGCGTTGATGTTGGCGCTTTGTATAAAGGTTACCACGGAGACAATGCTTATACATTTACAGTAGGAGAAGTAAGCAAGGAAGCAAAACAGCTTTTGGAAGTTACAGAGAAAAGCTTGTATGAGGCAATTAAAGCGGCACAGCCAGGAAACCGTCTAGGGGATGTCGGCTATGCAGTAGAAAGTACAGTAACACCATATGGCTATGGTATTGTCCGTCAATATGTAGGCCATGGTGTTGGTACTGATCTACATGAGGAACCAGAAGTTCCGAATTTCGGGAAACCTGGGCATGGCATTCGCTTAGTGCCTGGTATGGTTATTGCAATTGAGCCGATGATCAATGGGAAAGGGGATGCAGTAAAACTGCTCTCTGATGGATGGACTGTGAAAACAGCCAGCGGCAGCTTGGCAGCCCATTTTGAACATACGATTGCAATTACAAAGGATGGCCCTATCATCCTTTCAGAGGCGTAA
- a CDS encoding KOW domain-containing RNA-binding protein produces MQIIEGMIVKSKSGHDKDRYYLVVSCDDSVAYISDGKRRKLDKPKAKNYKHLQPTTHLVDVTLYTTDKKIRNLLWQWNYSDQAVIN; encoded by the coding sequence ATGCAGATTATTGAAGGAATGATTGTAAAATCAAAATCGGGGCATGATAAAGATAGGTATTATTTGGTAGTTTCCTGTGACGATTCCGTTGCTTACATTTCAGATGGCAAACGAAGAAAACTGGATAAGCCAAAGGCTAAGAATTACAAACATTTGCAGCCAACAACCCATTTGGTTGATGTTACCCTTTATACTACCGATAAAAAAATTCGGAATCTGCTTTGGCAGTGGAACTATTCTGATCAAGCCGTTATCAACTAG
- the secY gene encoding preprotein translocase subunit SecY has product MFQTVRNAFKVADLRKKILYTILIIIIFRLGSAITVPFLDPSVLKSIVTSDNSFLGYFNVLTGGGLEKATIFAMSITPYINASIIVQLLTVAIPYLERLQKEGEVGRKKLGKITRYLTFVLALIQAVGFFFLLKSNNAVEYSTGWEVWFTGIIIVAAFTAGSCLIVWLGERITQKGIGNGISVILFAGIISRAPQAFSTLKSMWELGGQGQWQNYIYVPLIVVIFIAMIIFIIVMTNAERRIPVMYAKRVVGRKMYGGQNSHIPVKVSMSGVMPIIFATSILSIPSLIAQFVNVQEGFWLHFFQVFRYDSWGYAILYFVLIIAFNFFYIAIQYNPIEIANNLRKNNGAIPGIRPGKPTSDFISRVIWKIAMLGAVFLGIIAVFPIFFQMATGAQIALGGTSIIIIVSVALDTMRALESQLTMRKHKGFLE; this is encoded by the coding sequence ATGTTTCAGACGGTTCGTAATGCGTTTAAAGTAGCAGATTTAAGAAAGAAAATTCTTTATACCATTCTCATCATCATCATTTTTAGACTGGGCTCTGCTATTACGGTTCCGTTTTTGGATCCTTCAGTATTAAAAAGCATCGTTACTTCAGATAATAGTTTCCTTGGATATTTTAACGTATTAACCGGTGGTGGGTTGGAAAAAGCAACTATTTTTGCAATGTCCATCACTCCATACATCAACGCTTCGATTATTGTCCAGTTGTTAACTGTGGCAATTCCTTATCTGGAAAGGCTCCAGAAAGAAGGGGAAGTTGGGAGAAAGAAACTGGGTAAAATCACCCGTTACCTCACATTCGTCCTTGCGCTGATTCAAGCAGTTGGTTTCTTCTTCTTACTGAAATCCAACAACGCTGTTGAATATTCCACAGGCTGGGAAGTTTGGTTTACAGGTATTATTATTGTAGCTGCATTTACAGCAGGTTCCTGCTTAATTGTATGGTTAGGTGAAAGAATTACACAAAAAGGGATTGGAAATGGTATTTCCGTCATCTTGTTTGCTGGTATTATCTCCCGTGCACCACAAGCATTTAGTACTTTAAAAAGTATGTGGGAATTGGGTGGTCAAGGCCAGTGGCAGAATTACATCTATGTTCCATTAATTGTGGTAATCTTTATTGCAATGATTATCTTTATTATTGTAATGACAAATGCGGAACGCCGTATTCCAGTAATGTACGCAAAACGTGTTGTAGGAAGAAAAATGTATGGTGGTCAAAATTCTCATATTCCTGTAAAAGTAAGTATGAGTGGTGTAATGCCAATTATCTTTGCTACCTCCATCCTTTCTATCCCAAGCTTGATTGCACAGTTTGTAAATGTTCAAGAAGGCTTCTGGCTGCATTTCTTCCAGGTCTTCCGTTATGATAGTTGGGGTTATGCAATCCTTTACTTTGTACTGATTATTGCATTTAACTTCTTCTATATCGCGATTCAGTATAACCCAATTGAAATTGCAAACAACTTACGTAAAAATAATGGTGCTATTCCAGGTATCCGTCCTGGTAAACCAACATCTGATTTCATCTCCAGAGTAATTTGGAAAATCGCTATGCTGGGAGCTGTGTTCCTAGGTATTATTGCGGTATTCCCAATCTTCTTCCAGATGGCAACAGGTGCTCAAATCGCTCTTGGTGGTACATCCATCATCATTATTGTAAGTGTTGCTTTGGATACAATGAGAGCATTGGAATCCCAATTGACCATGCGTAAACACAAAGGCTTCTTAGAATAA
- the rpmD gene encoding 50S ribosomal protein L30: MALNITLKKSLIGSKKDQIATAASLGLKKIGDVTTQPDNAATQGKIRKISHLIEVTEI; encoded by the coding sequence ATGGCACTCAATATTACATTGAAAAAGAGCCTGATTGGTTCTAAAAAAGACCAGATTGCAACTGCTGCTTCTCTGGGTCTGAAAAAAATTGGCGACGTTACTACACAACCAGATAACGCTGCTACACAGGGTAAAATCCGTAAGATTTCCCATCTTATTGAGGTTACAGAAATCTAA
- the rplO gene encoding 50S ribosomal protein L15 codes for MKLHELSPAAGSTKAPKRIGRGAGSGTGKTAGKGHKGQNARSGGGVRPGFEGGQMPLQRRIPKRGFNNIFATNYAIVNVSDLNKFEDGAVVDTAALKEAGLVKKVMDGVKVLGNGELTKKLTVCAAKFSATAKEKIEKAGGKAEVK; via the coding sequence ATGAAATTACACGAATTATCTCCAGCAGCTGGTTCCACAAAAGCACCAAAACGTATTGGACGCGGTGCTGGTTCTGGTACAGGTAAAACAGCTGGTAAAGGACACAAAGGTCAAAACGCACGTTCCGGCGGTGGTGTAAGACCAGGTTTCGAAGGTGGACAGATGCCTTTGCAAAGACGTATCCCAAAAAGAGGGTTCAACAACATCTTTGCAACCAACTACGCTATTGTAAATGTGTCTGATTTAAATAAATTTGAAGATGGCGCTGTTGTTGACACAGCTGCTTTAAAAGAAGCTGGCTTGGTGAAAAAAGTAATGGACGGCGTTAAAGTTTTGGGCAATGGAGAACTGACCAAAAAACTGACTGTTTGTGCAGCTAAGTTCTCAGCTACTGCAAAAGAAAAAATTGAGAAAGCAGGCGGAAAGGCTGAGGTGAAGTAA
- the rpmJ gene encoding 50S ribosomal protein L36, whose product MKVRPSVKPICEKCKVIKRKGRVMVICENKKHKQRQG is encoded by the coding sequence ATGAAAGTAAGACCTTCGGTGAAGCCTATTTGTGAAAAATGTAAAGTTATCAAACGCAAAGGCCGCGTTATGGTAATTTGTGAAAACAAAAAACACAAACAACGTCAAGGCTAA
- the rpsD gene encoding 30S ribosomal protein S4, with amino-acid sequence MARYTGAVCRLCRREGKKLFLKGERCYSDKCAVSRREYAPGQHGQSRKKVSEYGLQLREKQMARRYYGVSESQFAKYFEMAVRKPGMAGENLLRILESRLDNVVYRAGFASSRAEAKQLILHNHFKLNGKKVNISSLLVKPGDVITVGNDSKSSEKFKAVVEAWASRPVPMWMTVDKENMSIKIERLTNRDEIDLEIAEHLIVELYSK; translated from the coding sequence ATGGCAAGATATACTGGTGCGGTATGCAGACTGTGCCGCCGTGAAGGCAAAAAATTATTCCTGAAAGGCGAACGCTGCTATTCCGACAAATGTGCGGTATCCCGCAGAGAATACGCTCCAGGTCAGCATGGACAAAGCAGAAAGAAAGTTTCTGAATACGGCCTGCAGTTAAGAGAAAAACAAATGGCAAGACGTTACTACGGCGTTTCTGAAAGCCAGTTCGCAAAATATTTTGAAATGGCTGTTAGAAAACCTGGTATGGCAGGTGAAAACCTGTTGAGAATCCTGGAATCCCGTTTGGATAACGTAGTATACAGAGCTGGTTTTGCATCTTCCAGAGCAGAAGCAAAACAGTTGATCCTTCATAACCACTTTAAATTAAATGGCAAAAAAGTAAATATTTCTTCTTTGCTGGTGAAACCAGGTGATGTGATCACTGTTGGCAATGATAGCAAATCCAGTGAAAAATTTAAAGCAGTTGTAGAAGCTTGGGCTTCCCGTCCAGTTCCAATGTGGATGACTGTTGACAAAGAAAATATGTCCATTAAAATTGAGCGCTTAACCAACCGCGATGAAATTGATTTGGAAATCGCAGAACATCTCATTGTCGAATTGTACTCCAAATAA
- a CDS encoding metallophosphoesterase — translation MIWVTGDKHGQLSAMELPDYKKIKKNDTLLICGDFGFIWDHSRAETKTLKALNKRKYTIAFVDGCHENFELLESYPIVEFHGGKARQIMPNIFQLMRGEVYEIEGKKILAFGGGSVENTTGDLDQNWENVEPTKAQIDNAVQHIKQVEGAVDIIISHEPPYSILGCMDINKADGTTIHDVLEQIRTHCKFKKWYFGKFHVDKEIPPYYTAVFDGLIPIQTK, via the coding sequence ATGATTTGGGTTACAGGTGACAAACACGGCCAACTTTCAGCTATGGAACTGCCTGATTATAAAAAGATTAAAAAAAATGATACTTTATTAATTTGCGGTGACTTCGGCTTTATCTGGGATCACTCAAGAGCAGAGACAAAAACTTTAAAAGCTTTAAATAAACGCAAGTATACCATCGCTTTTGTGGATGGTTGCCATGAAAATTTTGAATTATTAGAGAGTTATCCAATTGTGGAGTTTCATGGCGGAAAAGCAAGACAGATTATGCCAAATATCTTCCAGTTGATGCGGGGAGAAGTGTACGAAATAGAAGGGAAAAAAATTCTTGCCTTTGGTGGAGGATCTGTGGAAAATACGACTGGCGATTTAGACCAAAATTGGGAAAATGTTGAGCCAACAAAGGCTCAAATTGATAATGCGGTTCAACACATCAAGCAAGTGGAAGGTGCTGTAGATATTATTATCAGCCATGAACCACCTTATTCTATTTTGGGCTGTATGGATATCAACAAAGCGGATGGAACTACTATCCACGATGTGTTGGAACAGATCCGCACCCATTGTAAATTCAAAAAATGGTATTTTGGAAAGTTCCATGTCGATAAAGAAATTCCTCCCTATTATACCGCAGTATTTGACGGACTCATCCCAATTCAAACAAAATAA
- the rpsM gene encoding 30S ribosomal protein S13, with translation MARIAGVDLPRDKRVEIGLTYIYGIGNKTAKDILAATGINPDTRVRDLTEDEASMLREYIDKHLMVEGDLRRDVAMNIKRLIEINCYRGRRHKAGLPVRGQKTKTNARTRKGPKKTIANKKK, from the coding sequence ATGGCGCGTATCGCTGGTGTCGACTTACCTAGAGATAAACGAGTAGAAATAGGTTTGACTTATATCTACGGAATCGGTAATAAAACCGCTAAAGATATCCTCGCAGCAACTGGTATCAACCCAGATACCCGTGTAAGAGACCTGACAGAAGACGAAGCTTCCATGCTCCGTGAATACATCGACAAACATTTAATGGTAGAAGGTGACCTTCGCCGTGATGTTGCAATGAACATCAAACGTTTGATCGAAATTAACTGCTATCGTGGCAGACGCCATAAAGCAGGTCTTCCTGTAAGAGGACAAAAAACAAAAACAAATGCTCGCACAAGAAAAGGTCCTAAAAAGACTATTGCGAATAAGAAGAAATAA
- the rplQ gene encoding 50S ribosomal protein L17, whose product MAGSRKLGRTSDQRKAMLRAMVTFLLENGKIETTVTRAKEVRAMAEKMITLGKTNTLHSKRQALAYITKEDVTKKLFDEIAPKYADKNGGYTRIVKIGPRRGDAAEMAIIELI is encoded by the coding sequence ATGGCAGGTAGCAGAAAGCTCGGAAGAACTTCCGACCAAAGAAAAGCTATGTTACGTGCAATGGTTACTTTTTTGCTGGAAAATGGCAAAATTGAAACAACCGTAACAAGAGCAAAAGAAGTTCGTGCAATGGCTGAGAAAATGATTACTCTCGGTAAAACTAATACTCTCCACTCCAAACGTCAAGCTTTGGCTTATATCACAAAAGAAGATGTAACCAAAAAATTGTTTGACGAGATTGCACCGAAATATGCAGATAAAAACGGTGGTTACACCCGTATCGTAAAAATCGGTCCTCGTCGCGGCGATGCTGCAGAGATGGCGATTATTGAGTTGATCTAA
- a CDS encoding adenylate kinase has protein sequence MNLILLGAPGAGKGTQAEIICDTLKIPAISTGNILREAVKNGTELGLKAKEYMESGNLVPDEVVIGLLKERIAQPDCENGYVLDGFPRTVPQAEALDAMGVVIDRVIDIEVPDEKIQARLSGRRVCESCGASYHVMYKPSAEEGKCDKCGGNTVQRKDDHPDTIKERLTVYHEQTEPLKDYYTKTGKLVIVEGQEDVKDTTALTLKALEA, from the coding sequence ATGAATTTAATTCTTTTAGGTGCTCCGGGTGCCGGAAAAGGTACACAAGCAGAAATTATTTGTGATACATTAAAAATTCCAGCTATTTCTACCGGTAATATCCTGCGCGAAGCGGTCAAAAATGGCACAGAGCTGGGATTGAAAGCCAAAGAATATATGGAATCTGGCAATTTGGTTCCGGATGAGGTTGTAATTGGCCTGTTAAAAGAACGGATTGCGCAGCCTGACTGTGAAAATGGTTATGTGCTGGATGGATTTCCACGTACAGTTCCTCAAGCGGAAGCTTTGGATGCAATGGGCGTAGTAATTGATCGAGTAATCGATATTGAAGTTCCTGATGAAAAAATTCAGGCTAGATTATCTGGACGCCGTGTTTGTGAATCTTGCGGCGCATCCTACCATGTGATGTATAAACCTTCTGCTGAAGAAGGAAAATGCGATAAATGTGGCGGGAATACCGTGCAGCGTAAAGACGACCATCCAGATACCATAAAAGAGCGTTTAACTGTTTACCATGAACAAACGGAGCCGCTCAAAGACTACTATACAAAAACAGGTAAACTGGTTATTGTAGAAGGGCAGGAAGATGTAAAAGATACAACCGCCCTTACTTTGAAAGCCTTGGAGGCATAA
- a CDS encoding DNA-directed RNA polymerase subunit alpha has product MIEIEKPRIETAELKSDGTYGRFILEPLERGFGTTLGNSLRRVLLSSLPGVAVTSIKIDGVQHEFSTIPGVKEDVTEIVLNIKGLIAKVHGDVPKTVYIEAEGECEVTAGDIKADSEVEILDPGMHIATLDEGAKLYMELVIDKGRGYVSAERNKQNMQPAIGVIPIDSIYTPVLKVNYAVENTRVGQITDYDKLTLEIWTDGTISAKEAVSLAAKVLNEHLNLFVDLSEEGYTEQIMVEKDDKSKEKVLEMTIEELDLSVRSFNCLKRAGINTVEDLTNKTEEDMMKVRNLGRKSLDEVVLKLKSLGYDLQADEE; this is encoded by the coding sequence ATGATTGAAATAGAAAAGCCAAGAATTGAGACGGCTGAACTTAAGTCAGACGGCACATACGGAAGATTTATCCTTGAGCCACTCGAACGCGGCTTCGGTACTACTCTTGGAAATTCCCTAAGACGCGTACTACTCTCCTCTCTTCCCGGTGTTGCAGTTACTTCCATTAAAATTGATGGTGTGCAGCATGAGTTCTCAACCATTCCAGGTGTAAAAGAAGATGTGACAGAAATCGTTCTCAACATCAAGGGGTTGATCGCTAAAGTACATGGCGATGTACCAAAAACAGTTTATATCGAAGCAGAAGGTGAATGTGAGGTTACCGCTGGCGATATCAAAGCTGACTCTGAAGTTGAGATACTTGATCCGGGGATGCATATTGCGACTTTGGATGAAGGTGCGAAACTGTATATGGAGCTTGTAATTGATAAAGGTAGAGGTTATGTTTCTGCTGAACGCAATAAGCAAAATATGCAGCCTGCTATTGGTGTAATCCCAATAGACAGCATCTATACACCGGTGTTAAAGGTAAACTACGCAGTGGAAAACACCCGTGTAGGTCAAATCACTGACTATGATAAGTTAACTTTGGAAATTTGGACTGACGGAACCATTTCCGCCAAAGAGGCAGTTTCCTTAGCAGCCAAGGTTCTCAATGAACATCTTAACCTTTTTGTTGATTTATCAGAAGAAGGGTATACCGAGCAGATTATGGTCGAAAAGGACGATAAGAGCAAAGAAAAAGTCCTGGAGATGACTATTGAGGAACTTGACTTGTCTGTCCGTTCTTTCAACTGCTTGAAACGCGCAGGCATTAACACGGTTGAAGACTTAACAAACAAAACCGAGGAAGATATGATGAAAGTTAGAAACCTCGGACGTAAATCATTGGATGAAGTTGTGCTCAAGTTAAAATCTTTGGGCTACGATCTTCAGGCTGATGAGGAATAA